A genomic region of Arachis hypogaea cultivar Tifrunner chromosome 5, arahy.Tifrunner.gnm2.J5K5, whole genome shotgun sequence contains the following coding sequences:
- the LOC112800901 gene encoding transcription factor PRE6: MSSRRSRSRQSGVSTEITDAQITDLVSKLQQLIPELRARRSDKVSAAKVLQETCNYIKNLHREVDDLSDRLSELLANTDSNSAQAAIIRSLLM, encoded by the exons ATGTCAAGCAGAAGATCTCGTTCGAGACAATCGGGTGTGTCCACTGAGATCACTGATGCTCAAATCACCGATCTCGTTTCCAAGCTACAACAACTCATCCCTGAGCTTCGGGCTAGGCGCTCCGATAAG gtGTCAGCAGCTAAGGTATTGCAAGAGACTTGTAACTACATCAAGAACTTGCACAGAGAAGTTGATGATCTAAGTGATCGATTGTCAGAGCTTTTGGCCAACACAGACTCCAACAGTGCTCAAGCAGCCATTATTAGGAGCTTACTTATGTAA